In one Solanum dulcamara chromosome 1, daSolDulc1.2, whole genome shotgun sequence genomic region, the following are encoded:
- the LOC129896919 gene encoding plastidic ATP/ADP-transporter gives MEGVLQTRGFLSLPSKPKIKAFYPLPQGGLRNRFNSLSTLKPKPPNGLSLSSNGFQKVEGFDTKLQLFGQKNRIFPICKAEASAAAAADGQPLFVEKEPPKFMGIEFVTLKKIIPLGAMFFCILFNYTILRDTKDVLVVTAKGSSAEIIPFLKTWVNLPMAIGFMLLYTKLANVLSKEALFYTVILPFIAFFGAFGFVLYPLSNYFHPTAFADKLLNTLGPRFLGPIAILRIWSFCLFYVMAELWGSVVVSVLFWGFANQITTVDEAKRFYPLFGLGANVALIFSGRTVKYFSSLRSSLGPGVDGWAISLKGMMSIVVLMGGAICFFYWWVNRNVPLPTRSKKKKVKPNMTTMESLKFLVSSKYIRDLATLVVAYGISINLVEVTWKSKLKAQFPSPNEYSSFMGDFSTATGIATFTMMLLSQWIFDKYGWGAAAKITPTVLLLTGVGFFSLLLFGAPLAPTLAKFGMTPLLAAVYVGAMQNIFSKSAKYSLFDPCKEMAYIPLDEDTKVKGKAAIDVVCNPLGKSGGALIQQFMILTFGSLASSTPYLGGVLLVIVLAWLAAAKSLDGQFTQLRREEELEKEMERASLKIPVVSQNENGNGPLSSDSTNASSEPSSPRSL, from the exons ATGGAAGGTGTTTTACAAACAAGAGGGTTTCTTTCTTTGCCTTCCAAACCAAAAATCAAGGCTTTTTACCCACTGCCTCAAGGGGGTCTAAGGAACAGATTCAATTCTTTAAGTACTTTAAAACCTAAGCCCCCTAATGGGTTATCTCTATCCTCAAATGGGTTTCAAAAAGTTGAAGGCTTTGACACGAAGCTTCAGTTGTTTGGCCAAAAGAACAGAATTTTTCCAATATGCAAAGCTGAGGCTTCTGCTGCTGCTGCAGCTGATGGCCAGCCACTTTTTGTTGAAAAGGAGCCACCTAAGTTTATGGGGATTGAATTTGTGACCCTCAAGAAAATTATACCACTTGGGGCAATGTTCTTTTGTATTCTTTTCAATTATACCATCCTTAGGGACACTAAGGATGTATTGGTTGTAACAGCCAAAGGGTCCAGTGCTGAGATTATCCCTTTCTTGAAAACATGGGTGAATTTGCCTATGGCTATAGGCTTCATGCTGTTGTACACAAAGTTGGCTAATGTGTTGTCAAAGGAGGCTCTTTTTTATACTGTTATACTTCCCTTTATTGCATTCTTTGGGGCGTTTGGGTTTGTTTTGTATCCTCTTAGCAATTACTTTCACCCTACAGCTTTTGCCGATAAGCTTCTCAATACTCTTGGTCCAAGATTTCTTGGACCAATTGCTATATTGAGGATCTGGAGTTTCTGTTTGTTCTATGTCATGGCTGAGCTTTGGGGAAGTGTGGTGGTTTCAGTACTCTTTTGGGGATTTGCTAATCAG ATTACGACTGTCGATGAGGCTAAGAGATTCTATCCTTTGTTTGGACTTGGTGCAAATGTTGCTCTTATTTTCTCTGGTCGCACAGTGAAGTACTTTTCTAGCTTGAGAAGCTCTTTAGGTCCTGGAGTTGATGGTTGGGCCATCTCCCTGAAAGGGATGATGAGTATTGTTGTGTTGATGGGTGGGGCAATCTGTTTCTTTTACTGGTGGGTGAATAGAAATGTTCCTCTCCCAACTCGTAGCAAGAAGAAGAAG GTAAAGCCTAACATGACCACAATGGAGAGCTTGAAGTTCTTGGTCTCTTCAAAATATATCAGGGATCTTGCCACATTGGTTGTAGCATATGGCATTAGTATCAACCTTGTTGAAGTTACGTGGAAGTCGAAGCTCAAAGCTCAG TTCCCAAGCCCTAACGAATACTCCTCATTCATGGGTGACTTCTCAACTGCTACTGGAATAGCAACTTTCACAATGATGTTGTTAAGCCAATGGATTTTTGACAAGTATGGGTGGGGAGCAGCAGCCAAGATAACACCTACAGTCTTGCTCCTTACCGGAGTTGGCTTCTTCTCCCTGCTTTTGTTTGGTGCCCCTCTAGCACCTACTCTTGCCAAGTTCGGAATGACTCCTCTTCTAGCAGCTGTCTATGTGGGTGCAATGCAGAACATTTTCAGTAAGAGTGCGAAGTATAGTTTGTTTGATCCCTGCAAAGAAATGGCCTACATTCCTTTGGATGAGGACACAAAG GTTAAAGGGAAGGCAGCAATCGATGTTGTCTGCAATCCACTGGGAAAGTCTGGAGGAGCTTTGATACAACAGTTCATGATTTTGACTTTTGGTTCACTTGCCAGCTCGACTCCCTACCTTGGCGGTGTGCTTTTGGTAATTGTTCTTGCATGGTTGGCAGCAGCCAAGTCTTTGGATGGACAGTTCACTCAATTACGCCGAGAAGAAGAGCTTGAGAAGGAAATGGAGAGAGCATCATTGAAGATCCCTGTCGTGTCTCAAAATGAAAATGGAAATGGTCCTCTCTCGAGTGACTCAACTAATGCTTCATCTGAACCCTCCTCCCCAAGGAGCCTGTAA